A genomic window from Candidatus Bathyarchaeota archaeon includes:
- a CDS encoding cold-shock protein produces the protein MTTGTVARWLDQKGFGFIKGEDGKDIFVHNSDIEGKNSLREGEKVEFEVTAGDKGPRAVKVKSISE, from the coding sequence ATGACAACAGGTACAGTAGCGAGATGGCTCGATCAGAAAGGCTTCGGATTTATTAAAGGAGAAGATGGAAAAGACATTTTTGTTCATAACTCTGATATTGAGGGCAAAAATAGCCTCAGGGAAGGAGAAAAAGTAGAGTTTGAAGTGACAGCGGGAGATAAAGGACCAAGAGCTGTCAAAGTAAAATCTATTTCTGAATAA
- a CDS encoding YkgJ family cysteine cluster protein produces the protein MNNVVAILTVNHKKRTIRDLKITQKQFKFKCKRGATLCCKLGGPILSKKDLNQILSKGHSEDDFLEPVTSETEPSAIVCGSLKTKSDGSCIFLSQDEARNNHNCIIYNNRPALCRLYPFTFELLSPNRIALKFIPCCMGLNDPEGKNLDERFISSALLEPLLDAIELTQNETD, from the coding sequence ATGAACAATGTCGTAGCAATACTTACTGTTAACCACAAAAAACGCACAATTCGCGACCTAAAAATTACCCAAAAACAGTTCAAATTCAAATGCAAACGAGGAGCAACCCTGTGTTGTAAACTTGGAGGACCAATCCTTTCAAAAAAGGACCTTAACCAAATACTATCTAAGGGACATTCTGAAGATGATTTTCTTGAACCAGTAACTTCCGAAACTGAACCATCAGCTATTGTTTGTGGAAGTCTCAAAACTAAATCCGACGGTTCTTGTATCTTTTTAAGCCAAGATGAAGCCCGAAACAATCACAACTGCATCATATACAACAATAGACCCGCCCTTTGCAGGCTTTATCCGTTCACTTTTGAACTTTTAAGCCCTAATCGTATCGCTTTAAAATTCATTCCCTGTTGCATGGGATTAAACGATCCTGAAGGAAAAAACTTGGATGAACGGTTTATCAGTTCAGCCCTTTTGGAGCCACTCCTTGATGCTATTGAGTTAACCCAAAACGAAACAGATTGA
- a CDS encoding cupin domain-containing protein yields the protein MKKFAYTEIKAEKVENQCKNLTVRWLITKQTGAENFAMRLFEMNAGGHTPFHSHQWEHEVFILEGEGLVVGGKEEKSFKAGDVIFVPANEMHQFKSNNENPVKFLCLIPYKQKDSSNS from the coding sequence GTGAAAAAGTTTGCTTACACAGAAATTAAAGCAGAAAAAGTTGAGAATCAATGTAAGAATCTAACGGTTCGCTGGTTAATAACTAAACAAACTGGGGCAGAAAACTTTGCTATGCGGCTTTTCGAAATGAATGCTGGAGGGCATACACCTTTTCATAGTCACCAGTGGGAACATGAAGTTTTCATACTGGAAGGCGAAGGTCTTGTGGTTGGTGGGAAAGAAGAAAAATCTTTCAAAGCTGGAGACGTCATTTTTGTTCCTGCAAATGAGATGCATCAATTCAAAAGTAATAATGAAAATCCAGTTAAATTTCTGTGTTTAATCCCATACAAACAAAAAGATTCGAGCAATTCTTAA
- a CDS encoding DEAD/DEAH box helicase: MQMKYFEDLPLTSEVMKGIQELGFTELFPIQAQAIVPLLEGKDVIGQAQTGTGKTAAFGIPMVERVDPTNKKVQGLVLAPTRELAIQVATRIKRFSKYTKLKILPVYGGESINKQIRALQKGVHIVVGTPGRLIDHLKRGTLNLSSTKIVVLDEADRMLDMGFIDDIKFILSRVPEERQLSLFSATMDKSVMDICQSYMNDPQKVLVSKDEIALEQLNQYYMVVNSRNKLEYLLKMLKKDNFKKAIIFCNTRRGCDWLANKLHKDRYSAQSLHAGFTQAQRERVTRGFRDGKFDFLIATDVAARGLDIQGITHIINFDVPVEAPVYFHRIGRTARNGGEGTAITLVGYGEIPDLNKIKNLTNTHIEELEPMNPQYC, from the coding sequence ATGCAAATGAAATACTTTGAAGACTTACCCTTAACTAGTGAAGTCATGAAAGGGATACAAGAGCTTGGATTCACAGAACTTTTTCCAATACAAGCTCAAGCAATAGTCCCATTACTTGAAGGAAAAGATGTCATAGGGCAAGCACAAACAGGAACCGGAAAAACCGCAGCTTTTGGAATACCCATGGTTGAACGCGTAGATCCAACGAACAAAAAAGTACAAGGATTAGTACTAGCGCCAACTCGCGAACTTGCAATACAGGTCGCAACGCGCATAAAACGATTCAGCAAATACACAAAGCTGAAAATTTTGCCAGTTTACGGTGGAGAATCAATAAACAAACAAATTCGTGCACTACAAAAAGGGGTGCACATTGTTGTTGGCACTCCAGGTCGATTGATTGATCATCTGAAACGTGGAACCCTTAATCTTTCGTCAACAAAAATAGTTGTTCTAGACGAAGCTGACCGAATGTTAGACATGGGTTTCATTGATGACATCAAGTTCATTTTATCCCGTGTTCCAGAAGAAAGGCAATTGAGCCTATTTTCTGCAACAATGGACAAATCTGTAATGGACATTTGTCAGAGTTACATGAACGACCCTCAGAAAGTACTGGTAAGCAAAGACGAGATCGCACTTGAACAATTAAACCAGTATTACATGGTTGTAAATTCACGAAACAAACTTGAATATCTTCTAAAAATGCTCAAAAAAGACAACTTCAAGAAGGCAATCATATTCTGTAACACACGCCGTGGATGCGATTGGTTAGCAAATAAATTACACAAAGACAGGTATTCTGCACAATCCTTGCATGCAGGTTTCACTCAGGCACAACGTGAACGAGTAACCCGAGGTTTCCGGGATGGAAAATTCGATTTCCTTATTGCAACAGATGTTGCAGCGCGAGGATTAGACATCCAAGGAATAACACACATAATCAACTTTGATGTTCCAGTCGAAGCACCAGTATATTTCCACCGAATCGGTAGAACAGCCAGAAACGGAGGAGAAGGAACCGCAATAACACTAGTGGGCTACGGAGAAATTCCTGACCTAAACAAAATCAAGAACTTAACCAATACCCACATCGAAGAACTAGAACCAATGAACCCACAATACTGTTAA
- a CDS encoding glycosyltransferase family 4 protein, translating to MKIAVMVYEYPPKIVGGLGTYAAEITRKFVLLGHDVTVFTMNDDHGSLPTRELFRGIEIHRPVHIDVSDSLPDVLAEDVKKWGRGVRFFSKILMYNYLSAAKMVNELVREEDFKFDLVVAHDWLSIVAGITIKKELGIPLAFHVHSNEHGRTLGNGSGVVTSMEKRGGQMADMVITVSYAMQDELIQAGFPAEKIRVCYNGVDPKKYDPNQINPERIKEIKNKYGLTEDDTMVLFVGRLVWIKGVDKLIRAMPQVRQKIPNAKLVVLGLGDMREYLEGLVRNLHLEDIVKFRFEFIPEEERIAHYAACDVAVFPSLYEPFGIVTLEAMSMEKPVVVGAAGTSGMREIVSITGHDHCGFHINPNDPFDIAWGIVSAVEDPNKRVQLGKNGRKRVLEMFSWDEAAKSTTDRYLEMIAKKRDEPSNI from the coding sequence TTGAAAATTGCTGTAATGGTTTACGAGTATCCTCCAAAAATTGTTGGCGGTTTAGGAACATATGCTGCAGAAATCACAAGAAAATTTGTTTTACTGGGTCACGACGTCACAGTTTTCACAATGAACGACGACCACGGAAGTTTGCCCACCCGCGAACTTTTTCGTGGAATAGAAATCCATCGACCTGTCCATATTGATGTGTCTGACTCTTTACCTGATGTTTTAGCTGAGGACGTTAAAAAATGGGGTCGGGGTGTTCGTTTCTTTTCAAAAATTTTGATGTATAACTACTTAAGCGCAGCGAAGATGGTTAACGAACTAGTACGAGAAGAAGATTTCAAGTTTGACTTAGTTGTTGCCCACGATTGGTTGTCCATTGTTGCAGGCATTACCATAAAAAAAGAACTTGGAATACCTTTGGCTTTTCATGTTCACTCTAATGAACACGGTCGCACCCTTGGTAATGGTTCAGGTGTAGTAACCAGTATGGAGAAACGCGGAGGACAAATGGCAGATATGGTCATAACTGTATCATACGCTATGCAAGATGAACTAATACAAGCGGGTTTTCCAGCAGAAAAAATCCGAGTTTGTTACAACGGTGTGGACCCCAAAAAATATGACCCCAACCAAATTAACCCTGAACGAATTAAAGAAATCAAAAACAAGTATGGACTAACTGAAGACGATACAATGGTACTTTTTGTTGGGCGACTTGTATGGATTAAAGGCGTTGATAAGCTCATTCGTGCAATGCCCCAAGTTCGCCAAAAGATTCCAAACGCAAAACTGGTCGTTCTTGGTCTTGGAGACATGCGGGAATATCTAGAAGGTCTTGTTCGTAACTTGCACCTTGAAGACATTGTTAAATTCCGTTTCGAGTTTATACCTGAAGAGGAACGAATCGCTCATTATGCCGCTTGTGATGTTGCTGTTTTCCCTAGTTTGTATGAGCCCTTTGGCATTGTTACCTTGGAAGCAATGAGCATGGAAAAACCTGTAGTAGTTGGTGCTGCCGGAACCAGCGGAATGCGCGAAATCGTCAGCATAACTGGGCATGACCATTGTGGTTTTCACATTAACCCTAATGATCCTTTCGATATTGCATGGGGAATAGTTAGTGCAGTCGAAGACCCAAATAAACGTGTTCAGTTAGGCAAAAATGGCAGAAAACGAGTTTTGGAAATGTTCAGTTGGGACGAAGCTGCAAAATCCACCACGGACAGGTATCTTGAAATGATCGCCAAAAAACGCGACGAGCCTTCAAATATCTAG
- a CDS encoding DUF4921 family protein: MTANEIRKDYLLNRLVVIAKDRKKRPLDFVHDNNAETNNGVCPLCLGNEHITPPAVLVYVFSEGKINKLQDTNEFIHKDWILRVIPNLYPVVDYPKNAEQYECSGSSNATVGHHEVIVESPCHNENPSTARLSQLVHVINSYIDRINALSKKPYVQHVAIFRNYGPESGASLLHPHSQIVTTPFIPPIMQEELTASKNYWNKNNECYFCNLLKNEINGPRFIWENHSFVVLSPWASTHSFEFWVIPKRHNSNMANMSSYEVNDLAKTLRICFGGLGSLLNNPSYNFGFHTLLSEDAKDCYHWHLEVYPRLGKWGGLEKSTGVFINPISPEEASKELKTVFEYENKSLM, encoded by the coding sequence ATGACCGCCAACGAAATAAGAAAAGATTACCTGCTGAACCGACTGGTTGTCATTGCCAAAGACCGCAAAAAACGACCCCTAGATTTTGTTCACGATAATAATGCTGAAACAAATAATGGTGTTTGTCCTCTTTGTCTTGGTAACGAACATATAACTCCACCTGCTGTTTTAGTTTATGTTTTTTCAGAGGGTAAAATCAACAAATTACAAGACACTAATGAGTTTATCCACAAAGATTGGATCCTTCGTGTTATTCCCAACTTGTATCCTGTTGTTGATTATCCAAAAAACGCTGAACAATATGAATGCTCTGGGTCTTCAAATGCTACAGTGGGACATCATGAAGTTATTGTTGAATCCCCTTGTCATAACGAAAATCCTTCAACTGCTCGACTTTCACAACTTGTTCATGTAATAAATTCGTATATTGACCGAATAAACGCTCTTTCAAAGAAACCCTACGTGCAACATGTGGCAATATTCAGAAATTATGGACCCGAATCTGGCGCGTCTTTGTTGCATCCCCACAGTCAGATTGTAACAACACCGTTTATTCCTCCAATTATGCAAGAGGAACTTACAGCAAGCAAAAATTACTGGAACAAAAACAACGAATGCTACTTTTGTAATCTATTAAAAAATGAAATTAACGGACCACGATTCATTTGGGAAAACCACAGTTTTGTAGTTCTTTCTCCGTGGGCAAGCACCCATTCCTTTGAGTTTTGGGTTATCCCTAAACGGCACAACTCAAACATGGCAAATATGTCCAGCTATGAAGTTAACGACTTGGCCAAAACCTTACGTATATGTTTTGGCGGTTTAGGTTCTTTGTTAAATAACCCCTCATATAATTTTGGTTTTCATACTTTATTATCTGAAGATGCAAAAGATTGTTATCATTGGCATCTAGAAGTTTACCCACGCTTAGGAAAATGGGGTGGATTAGAAAAAAGCACAGGAGTATTCATTAATCCAATTTCCCCCGAGGAAGCATCAAAAGAACTGAAAACTGTTTTTGAATATGAAAACAAATCCTTGATGTAA
- a CDS encoding glycosyltransferase family 4 protein, whose product MKVGTLTWEYPPRVVGGIARHCEGLAKALVKQKHDVHLFTLDFPGAPNYEEMDGIKVYRASTELGHPNFLTWVLMFNHFLSKRMADITKTVDFDVMHIHDWLAAFSGISFKHYLKKPIVLTMHSTEVGRAQGLHSPDSFSINGIEWWATYEADRVIVCSQSMKNEICDHFNLPREKVDIIPNAIDAANYEIPVDRGAVRQSYGVGWGEKLILCVGRLVPQKGVEYFIRAIPLIAKRYPEAKFIIVGEGWSRDILEAEAQETGHGNKIAFTGFASDKQVIELMTSADVLVVPSVYEPFGIVALEGMATGVPVVASQVGGLAEVIDHDETGVFVYPRSPESLAWGIDKVLSDPDHAKYLTKNAKEKLHKAYSWEAVAMKTVEVYKKVVE is encoded by the coding sequence ATGAAAGTGGGCACACTAACATGGGAATATCCTCCAAGGGTAGTAGGAGGAATAGCCCGCCACTGTGAAGGCTTAGCAAAAGCCCTAGTTAAACAAAAACATGATGTTCACCTCTTTACCCTTGATTTTCCAGGAGCCCCCAACTACGAAGAAATGGACGGCATCAAAGTATACAGGGCGTCCACAGAATTAGGTCACCCGAATTTTCTGACATGGGTATTAATGTTCAATCACTTTTTGTCAAAACGAATGGCTGACATAACAAAGACAGTTGATTTTGACGTAATGCACATTCATGACTGGCTGGCAGCATTTTCAGGAATCTCCTTTAAACATTACCTGAAAAAACCCATTGTGCTTACAATGCACAGCACCGAAGTCGGCAGAGCGCAAGGACTCCACAGCCCAGACTCATTTTCTATTAACGGAATAGAATGGTGGGCAACCTACGAAGCAGATCGCGTAATAGTTTGCAGCCAGTCAATGAAAAACGAAATCTGTGACCACTTTAATCTCCCCCGAGAAAAAGTGGATATTATTCCAAACGCCATAGATGCCGCAAATTATGAAATTCCAGTAGACCGTGGAGCAGTAAGACAAAGTTACGGAGTAGGATGGGGTGAAAAACTGATTCTATGTGTAGGGCGTTTGGTTCCCCAAAAAGGAGTAGAATATTTCATTCGGGCGATACCCCTTATCGCCAAACGGTATCCAGAAGCAAAATTTATTATCGTAGGAGAAGGCTGGTCGCGCGACATTCTGGAAGCAGAAGCTCAAGAAACTGGTCATGGAAACAAGATTGCATTTACGGGTTTTGCTTCAGACAAACAAGTAATCGAGTTAATGACAAGCGCCGATGTGTTGGTTGTACCTTCTGTTTATGAACCCTTTGGAATTGTAGCCTTAGAAGGAATGGCAACTGGAGTTCCAGTTGTAGCGAGTCAAGTAGGTGGTTTAGCTGAAGTTATCGACCATGACGAAACTGGAGTTTTTGTTTATCCAAGAAGCCCTGAATCCCTTGCGTGGGGAATTGATAAAGTGCTTTCTGACCCGGACCATGCTAAATATTTAACTAAGAATGCGAAAGAAAAGCTCCACAAGGCTTATAGTTGGGAAGCAGTAGCTATGAAAACTGTTGAGGTTTACAAAAAGGTGGTGGAATAA
- the budA gene encoding acetolactate decarboxylase, producing MVACDGVALLTVVFSSAFCVLWSIQTNNEIMPDTETLFQLKTFNTFCSGKYDGYLSYRELAEHGDFGIGTFDKLDGEMIAVDRVFYQIPFDGNPKQVDPNMTAPYATVTFFDADETKTLIGPVNYSEIQTNILSFMPKKNAIYAIKISGNCLYAQTRSVHAQTKPYPIIADVVKNQSVFDLTNVSATAVGFWFPSSMDGIDYAGFHFHLITDDHSAGGHLLEFIIENATIEIDQINNFNLILP from the coding sequence ATGGTTGCTTGTGATGGGGTGGCTCTTTTAACTGTAGTTTTTTCAAGTGCTTTTTGTGTGCTTTGGTCCATTCAAACAAACAACGAGATAATGCCTGATACTGAAACTTTATTTCAACTTAAAACATTCAATACTTTTTGTTCAGGAAAATATGACGGGTATTTGAGTTACCGGGAATTGGCTGAACATGGTGACTTTGGCATCGGTACATTCGATAAACTGGATGGAGAAATGATTGCAGTGGATAGAGTCTTTTATCAAATTCCTTTTGATGGAAACCCTAAACAGGTTGATCCTAACATGACTGCTCCATATGCTACTGTTACTTTCTTTGATGCAGATGAAACCAAAACTCTAATTGGTCCAGTAAACTATTCTGAAATTCAAACAAATATTCTAAGTTTTATGCCCAAAAAAAATGCGATATATGCAATAAAAATAAGTGGAAACTGCCTTTATGCCCAAACTAGAAGCGTTCATGCACAAACTAAACCGTATCCTATAATTGCAGATGTTGTAAAAAACCAGTCAGTTTTTGATTTAACCAATGTTTCCGCAACCGCAGTGGGTTTTTGGTTCCCAAGCAGCATGGACGGAATCGATTATGCAGGATTTCATTTCCATTTAATAACTGATGATCATTCTGCTGGTGGACACTTGTTAGAATTCATCATAGAAAATGCCACTATCGAAATAGATCAAATAAACAACTTCAATTTAATATTGCCTTAA
- a CDS encoding methyltransferase domain-containing protein, which yields MVADLGGGTGFILKQLLNQQEVPESIKLVNVDASPLQLSEIRDHRIKHIQTSIEQITREQLQPNENRLMLISRSILHYFGAKGLKPVLQHIRNQLKTGEIFIHQSACFQNQRDAKCLNLLYNLMGTQKWYTTTNDLKSILTQVGFHVYSICQAAELQLNSTELTERYGLSPYQIQEIQKQISQQFRQKSSVYTCSMEHFTAWLHYNIFSCIAI from the coding sequence ATGGTAGCAGACCTTGGAGGTGGGACAGGTTTTATCTTAAAACAGCTCCTAAACCAACAAGAGGTTCCCGAATCAATAAAATTAGTTAATGTAGACGCATCACCTTTGCAGCTTTCAGAAATTAGAGACCATCGAATAAAACACATTCAAACATCAATTGAGCAAATCACAAGAGAACAGCTTCAACCAAACGAAAATAGGCTGATGTTAATTTCCCGGTCGATTCTTCATTATTTTGGGGCAAAAGGTCTCAAACCTGTATTGCAGCACATTCGAAATCAACTTAAAACAGGTGAAATCTTTATTCATCAGTCTGCTTGCTTTCAAAACCAAAGAGATGCCAAATGCTTGAATTTACTGTACAACTTAATGGGCACCCAAAAATGGTACACCACAACAAATGACCTAAAATCTATATTAACTCAAGTAGGATTTCACGTGTACAGCATATGCCAAGCAGCTGAACTCCAACTTAACTCTACTGAATTGACCGAAAGATACGGTCTTTCTCCTTATCAAATTCAAGAGATTCAAAAACAAATAAGTCAACAATTCAGACAAAAATCTTCAGTCTACACTTGCTCCATGGAACATTTCACGGCTTGGTTACATTACAACATTTTTAGCTGTATAGCAATTTAA
- a CDS encoding low molecular weight phosphatase family protein, whose translation MKILFVCSGNACRSPLADALLKKLRPDVDVDSAGTYPYYKVVDLTRRYAEQEGVAEFLKKVPDDIDSKNLLDYNLIIAMEEEHEQAVLNQSPECVDKVVVWHINDPYKLPYKQASKEFDRIKSKVVNLAKSL comes from the coding sequence GTGAAAATACTGTTTGTTTGCTCAGGGAACGCTTGTAGAAGCCCATTAGCTGATGCTTTGCTAAAAAAATTGCGACCCGACGTTGACGTTGATTCTGCGGGAACTTATCCTTATTACAAAGTTGTTGATTTGACCCGAAGATACGCCGAGCAAGAGGGTGTGGCAGAATTTTTAAAAAAGGTTCCAGACGATATAGATTCTAAGAATCTACTTGATTATAATTTGATAATTGCAATGGAAGAGGAACACGAACAAGCAGTGTTGAATCAGTCACCTGAATGTGTAGACAAAGTTGTAGTTTGGCACATCAACGATCCCTATAAGCTGCCTTACAAACAAGCTTCAAAAGAGTTTGACCGCATAAAAAGTAAGGTTGTGAATTTAGCAAAATCCCTTTAG
- a CDS encoding energy-coupling factor ABC transporter permease, with the protein MHIMEGFLPSPWWELWTIVMIPVVIYGIYRISLVTKNNPKTKPLLALVGAFIFVLSALKLPSVTGSCSHPTGSGLAAVIFGPAIAAVLSMLVLVFQALLLAHGGLTTLGANVVSMGIVGPVVAYGTWVICKKAKVPSSFGVFLAVALGNLLTYVATSVQLALAFPTAAGFLDAFAKFGTVFAVTQIPLAIAEGILAVFLFDFLVKYKGKLLNTIGAVNLPSALTRGN; encoded by the coding sequence ATGCATATTATGGAAGGCTTTCTGCCAAGCCCTTGGTGGGAACTTTGGACGATAGTAATGATACCCGTAGTAATATATGGAATTTACAGAATCTCCCTTGTTACAAAAAACAACCCGAAAACAAAACCTCTTCTTGCACTTGTTGGCGCTTTTATCTTTGTTTTGTCTGCTTTGAAACTTCCCTCAGTAACTGGTAGCTGTTCGCATCCAACTGGTTCAGGTTTAGCTGCGGTAATCTTTGGACCCGCAATCGCAGCGGTTCTTTCAATGCTAGTATTAGTGTTCCAAGCCCTGCTTCTTGCCCATGGCGGTTTGACCACATTAGGTGCTAACGTAGTTTCAATGGGAATTGTTGGACCAGTTGTAGCCTATGGAACTTGGGTAATCTGCAAAAAAGCAAAGGTACCTAGTTCCTTTGGAGTATTTCTTGCAGTTGCATTAGGTAACCTGTTAACATACGTTGCGACTTCAGTACAGCTTGCTTTGGCTTTTCCTACAGCTGCTGGTTTCTTGGATGCCTTTGCAAAGTTTGGAACCGTATTTGCTGTAACACAAATTCCTTTAGCAATTGCTGAAGGAATATTGGCAGTCTTCTTATTTGACTTCTTAGTGAAGTACAAAGGAAAACTTTTGAATACAATAGGGGCAGTTAACTTGCCCTCAGCCCTAACGCGAGGAAACTAA
- a CDS encoding energy-coupling factor ABC transporter substrate-binding protein — protein METKHIIMLAAVVALVLVPLILVPNAEYGGADGAAEDLILETGYEPWFESIWEPPSGEIESLLFVIQAAIGAIIIGYFIGYEKGKRAPREDTD, from the coding sequence ATGGAAACCAAACACATCATCATGCTAGCAGCTGTTGTTGCATTAGTTCTTGTACCTTTAATCTTAGTCCCAAACGCAGAATACGGCGGAGCTGACGGAGCAGCAGAAGACCTAATTTTAGAAACAGGTTACGAACCTTGGTTTGAATCCATTTGGGAACCTCCAAGTGGCGAAATTGAAAGCCTGTTGTTTGTAATCCAAGCAGCAATAGGTGCAATAATAATTGGATATTTCATTGGCTACGAAAAAGGGAAACGCGCCCCACGGGAAGACACAGATTAA
- the cbiQ gene encoding cobalt ECF transporter T component CbiQ, producing MQFGQIGARVDRYAYTNNLAKTSPATKLLFALSVLVISVASPSPIIPFFVFFINLALLLLYAKIPAHFYWKMLLYPLATALLSCVLIALFFGYGESLMEIATPWFSWTIFKSGVTMAVATFLRVAGGISCLYFLVLTTPITDILILLRRIHVPQILIEMSLLIYRYIFLLLEIASQMNTAQEMRLGNTNWISKIKSTALLAGNLFIRTLEQGERTFTAMSARGYDGEIQILDDLPNPRLWLVIGILFFDVFLILASVLTASGWSLIT from the coding sequence ATGCAGTTCGGTCAAATAGGCGCACGCGTTGACAGATACGCGTACACTAATAATTTAGCTAAAACTTCACCTGCAACTAAACTCTTGTTTGCCCTTTCTGTTCTGGTAATCTCTGTAGCGTCTCCATCTCCAATAATACCGTTTTTTGTTTTTTTCATAAATTTAGCATTGCTTTTGTTGTATGCCAAAATCCCTGCTCATTTTTATTGGAAAATGTTGTTGTACCCCCTTGCAACTGCTCTATTAAGTTGTGTATTGATTGCCCTTTTCTTTGGTTACGGTGAGTCATTAATGGAAATTGCTACTCCATGGTTCAGTTGGACAATCTTCAAAAGTGGCGTTACAATGGCTGTAGCAACCTTTCTGCGGGTTGCAGGAGGGATTTCTTGCTTATATTTTCTTGTTTTAACTACTCCCATAACTGACATTCTGATCTTGCTCAGAAGAATCCATGTTCCTCAGATTTTGATTGAAATGTCCCTTTTGATTTACCGTTACATCTTTCTTTTGCTTGAAATTGCATCTCAAATGAACACCGCTCAAGAGATGCGCCTTGGGAACACAAACTGGATCAGCAAAATCAAATCAACAGCCCTGCTCGCGGGAAACCTGTTCATTAGAACTTTGGAACAAGGAGAACGCACCTTCACAGCGATGAGCGCCCGAGGCTATGACGGAGAAATCCAAATCCTAGACGACTTACCTAATCCAAGGCTTTGGTTGGTTATCGGAATACTTTTTTTTGACGTTTTCTTGATACTGGCATCAGTTTTAACTGCATCGGGATGGAGTTTGATAACCTAA
- a CDS encoding ATP-binding cassette domain-containing protein, which produces MSFRLENVSHKYDDGTLALNDATTCFPKGDRTALLGTNGSGKTTLLLHLNGILEPTSGTVYFEDTPLDYKSDSLRKLRKRVGYVFQDPNDQLFAPTVKQDVAFGPLNLRMSPDEIKTSVKEALEIVGMTKFAEKPPHFLSLGQKKRVALAGVLAMHPEVIVMDEPTSNLDPRASSEILHLLLKLNKESGITLIMATHDVDMVPLFANKVCILSKSKIVVEGSPNEIFSNTKLIRDVNLRSPRLTHLFEILCNEDKLPIDGPLPLTIGQARKQILDLLNSKTKNQPD; this is translated from the coding sequence ATGTCCTTTCGTTTAGAAAATGTTTCCCACAAATACGACGACGGAACCCTTGCCCTCAACGATGCAACAACCTGCTTTCCCAAAGGTGACCGAACTGCCCTTCTAGGCACCAACGGTTCAGGAAAAACAACATTGCTTCTTCATCTAAATGGAATACTGGAACCAACATCTGGAACCGTTTACTTTGAAGACACTCCATTAGACTACAAGTCGGATTCGTTACGCAAACTACGAAAACGTGTAGGATACGTTTTTCAGGACCCAAACGACCAACTGTTTGCTCCAACAGTAAAACAAGATGTAGCCTTTGGTCCTTTGAATCTCAGAATGTCTCCGGACGAAATTAAAACTTCTGTTAAGGAAGCCCTTGAAATTGTGGGCATGACCAAATTTGCTGAAAAACCCCCCCATTTTCTGAGTTTAGGACAAAAAAAACGGGTTGCTTTGGCAGGAGTACTTGCAATGCATCCTGAAGTTATTGTAATGGATGAGCCTACCTCTAATTTGGATCCACGGGCATCTAGTGAGATTTTGCATTTGCTATTAAAATTAAACAAAGAATCAGGAATAACTTTGATAATGGCCACCCATGACGTGGATATGGTTCCTTTGTTTGCTAACAAAGTTTGCATTCTTAGTAAAAGCAAGATTGTAGTCGAAGGCTCACCTAACGAAATCTTTTCTAACACTAAACTTATACGGGATGTTAATTTGCGGTCACCTCGCCTTACCCATCTTTTTGAAATTTTATGCAACGAAGACAAACTTCCAATTGATGGCCCTCTTCCTCTTACAATCGGTCAAGCAAGAAAACAAATTCTTGACCTTTTAAATTCAAAAACCAAAAACCAACCTGATTAA